The following are from one region of the Stigmatella ashevillena genome:
- a CDS encoding chemotaxis protein CheW, producing the protein MAPFESGRRLCLLVEAGETRYAIEATSVMEVALPGEDGSNVRGMWEVKDLSVLLGGLPERVPGMVVVLDVSPTLAVRVRSVVEVADVARAPFFLLPSGLGDTLAPLSRGAVMHKDRLYLELIPEALSQGVGPLLQPLMRPIHLAQKPPERALVFESQGRLFGLPLAWVSQVVARGESFSMLPSRSGPVAGIFPHTQILWPAFSAPALLGEPAEAESFFVLTEPSGQNVGLCANRVLGVLQRFVATEAHGEFTAPGLTGPALFLDLPRMFS; encoded by the coding sequence GTGGCTCCTTTTGAAAGCGGCCGGCGGTTGTGCCTGCTCGTGGAGGCAGGTGAGACGCGTTATGCCATCGAGGCGACCTCGGTCATGGAGGTGGCCCTGCCAGGGGAGGATGGCTCCAACGTGCGCGGGATGTGGGAGGTGAAGGACTTGTCCGTGCTCCTGGGCGGGCTCCCCGAGCGAGTTCCAGGGATGGTGGTGGTGCTCGATGTCAGCCCCACGCTGGCCGTACGGGTCCGCTCCGTGGTCGAGGTGGCCGATGTGGCCCGGGCTCCCTTCTTCCTCTTGCCCTCGGGGTTGGGGGACACGCTGGCACCGCTCAGCCGGGGGGCCGTCATGCACAAGGACCGGCTCTACCTGGAGCTCATCCCCGAGGCGCTCTCCCAGGGGGTAGGCCCCTTGCTCCAGCCCTTGATGCGGCCCATCCACCTTGCCCAGAAGCCGCCCGAGCGTGCGCTCGTCTTCGAGTCCCAGGGACGTCTGTTCGGCCTGCCCCTGGCGTGGGTCTCCCAGGTGGTGGCACGCGGCGAGTCCTTCAGCATGCTGCCGTCGCGCAGTGGCCCTGTGGCGGGAATTTTCCCCCATACGCAGATCCTCTGGCCGGCGTTTTCGGCCCCCGCGCTGTTGGGAGAGCCCGCCGAGGCGGAATCCTTCTTTGTGCTGACCGAGCCGTCAGGCCAGAATGTGGGCTTGTGCGCCAACCGGGTGCTGGGCGTGCTTCAGCGCTTCGTGGCCACCGAGGCGCACGGGGAGTTCACCGCACCCGGATTGACGGGTCCTGCGCTCTTCCTGGATCTGCCTCGCATGTTTTCTTGA
- a CDS encoding GGDEF domain-containing protein, translated as MAHILLVDDEKMARTLYGDYLNAAGHSVTAVSGLQEAQEALASSHFDAVVTDLILPGGDGMEVLRHTKERYPGIEVVVITGLDKVDPAVRAIKSGAAEYLVKPVAPEALQHAVRRALTTRDLLHENASLRQYVSLLEMGQRIATTLDRERLIQTTANALDGQTGASAVLLMMYEGTTLRLHGSSGLDEKDVTTLEPLFTTHLQGVRTPRALDGLPCDYPHVLAFPASDGEAVLGHAVLFFASAPPENVAEVAGYLSRHYALALRNLGRFSEVEDLAYMDDLTHLFNMRYLHLVLDREVKSALQTESSFSLLFLDLDHFKAVNDTHGHLVGSKLLVEVGRVLKSCVRERDVVVRYGGDEYVVLLRSSDSGGALKVAERVRRTMESHPFLHREGLSLSLTTCVGVASFPEHARDKASLLDMADRAMYRGKRGPRNVVYVAAQDLEAPPSERKATG; from the coding sequence ATGGCGCACATCCTCCTCGTCGACGACGAAAAGATGGCCCGGACCCTCTATGGTGACTACCTCAATGCTGCGGGGCATTCCGTCACCGCCGTGAGCGGTCTACAGGAGGCCCAAGAGGCCCTCGCCTCCTCCCACTTCGACGCCGTGGTGACGGATCTGATCCTCCCCGGCGGAGATGGCATGGAAGTGCTCCGGCACACCAAGGAGCGCTATCCCGGCATCGAGGTGGTGGTCATCACCGGCCTGGACAAGGTAGATCCCGCGGTGCGCGCCATCAAGAGCGGCGCGGCCGAGTACCTCGTCAAGCCCGTGGCCCCGGAGGCGCTCCAGCACGCGGTGCGCCGGGCGCTCACCACGCGGGATCTGCTGCACGAGAATGCCTCCCTGCGCCAGTACGTCTCCCTTCTGGAGATGGGGCAGCGCATCGCTACCACGTTGGACCGGGAGCGGCTCATCCAGACCACCGCCAATGCCCTGGATGGGCAGACCGGCGCCAGCGCGGTGCTCTTGATGATGTACGAGGGCACCACCCTGCGGCTGCACGGCAGCAGCGGGCTGGACGAGAAGGACGTCACCACGCTCGAGCCCCTCTTCACCACGCACTTGCAGGGGGTCCGCACCCCCCGCGCCCTGGATGGGCTGCCTTGCGACTACCCGCACGTGCTCGCCTTCCCGGCCAGCGACGGCGAAGCGGTGCTCGGCCACGCCGTCCTGTTCTTCGCCTCGGCGCCGCCCGAGAACGTGGCGGAGGTGGCCGGCTACCTCTCGCGGCACTACGCCCTGGCGCTGCGCAACCTGGGCCGCTTCTCCGAGGTGGAGGATCTGGCCTACATGGACGATCTCACCCACCTCTTCAACATGCGCTACCTGCACCTGGTGCTGGACCGCGAGGTGAAGAGCGCGCTGCAGACCGAGAGCAGCTTCAGCCTGCTCTTCCTGGACCTGGATCACTTCAAGGCCGTCAACGACACGCACGGCCACCTGGTGGGCTCCAAGCTGCTGGTGGAAGTGGGCCGGGTGCTCAAGAGCTGTGTGCGCGAGCGGGATGTCGTCGTGCGCTATGGCGGAGATGAATACGTGGTGCTGCTGCGCAGCAGCGACTCGGGCGGAGCCCTCAAGGTCGCGGAGCGCGTGCGGCGCACCATGGAGAGCCACCCCTTCCTGCACCGCGAGGGGCTGTCGCTCTCGCTCACCACGTGCGTGGGGGTGGCCAGCTTCCCCGAGCACGCCCGGGACAAGGCCTCGCTGCTGGACATGGCGGATCGGGCCATGTACCGCGGCAAGCGCGGTCCCCGGAATGTTGTCTATGTGGCAGCGCAGGATCTCGAGGCGCCGCCCTCCGAGCGCAAGGCCACGGGCTGA
- a CDS encoding demethoxyubiquinone hydroxylase family protein, whose translation MPQTNPFHSLVPRKLSDSELARSIRLNIEAELDAINLYAAHLDATDNEEAKAVLRHVMDEEKEHAALFWQLIARLDPAQAQHDREASEKYRLITTGASHEAVEAVGKEGEEAAAEAPLPRQLTVGSLRR comes from the coding sequence TTGCCGCAAACCAATCCGTTCCACTCGCTGGTGCCCCGGAAGCTCTCCGACTCGGAGCTGGCCCGCTCCATCCGCTTGAACATCGAGGCGGAGCTGGATGCCATCAACCTCTATGCCGCCCACCTCGATGCCACCGACAACGAGGAGGCCAAGGCCGTCCTGCGCCACGTCATGGACGAGGAAAAAGAGCATGCCGCGCTCTTCTGGCAACTCATCGCCCGGTTGGATCCGGCCCAGGCCCAACATGATCGCGAGGCTTCGGAAAAATACCGCCTCATCACTACGGGGGCCTCCCACGAGGCCGTGGAGGCCGTCGGCAAGGAGGGCGAGGAGGCAGCCGCTGAAGCCCCACTGCCTCGGCAGCTGACCGTGGGCAGCCTGCGCCGCTGA
- the sinK gene encoding hybrid histidine protein kinase/response regulator SinK, giving the protein METPAPLVHLLQALEVGDLSAARAAAAALQRSDPGTSQLAAEVFHELRQPLLGVKAYAQLLAEENGPMGPLKLLLAQVERMEQIISDFVRLSSDRPAPQQRLVLASAIWAAAKLFTLNPDSARISLEVDAPENIAVQGNARLLEQLTLNLLNNARDAMSGRGRVKVLVTQEGPVTVLYVADWGPGIPPDMRDRIFEPYVSNSKRGTGLGLAVCKRIAQEHHATIDLAPPNVLPDQPPPATVFRIAFPATAEATSGTRKRLLIVDDETIIRMVFRDLMGKECEVLEASTAEEGLSILKQGPVDLIVTDKNLPGISGLALAQQARALSPGARIILMTGYPSLGTTQEALELGVMDYLLKPFDDIRQVRALLRSALSAAPVPPRSVSARRVDVIDDNPTSTRTITEALARMGLEARVIQTPEVVALDAPLAVVVSWDFTPASGRKALELGKALAQGAPFVVMVEHLTMETTLDSLRAGAVGCLPRLLFDPPALSRELSRALKMTTT; this is encoded by the coding sequence ATGGAGACTCCCGCCCCGCTCGTCCACCTCCTGCAAGCCCTGGAGGTCGGGGACCTGTCGGCCGCGAGGGCCGCTGCGGCGGCCCTTCAGCGTTCTGATCCAGGAACGAGCCAACTCGCCGCCGAGGTATTCCACGAGCTGCGCCAGCCGCTGCTCGGCGTGAAGGCCTACGCCCAGCTGCTGGCGGAAGAGAATGGCCCCATGGGCCCACTGAAGCTGCTGCTCGCGCAGGTGGAGCGCATGGAGCAGATCATCTCTGACTTCGTGCGCCTCTCCAGCGACCGCCCCGCGCCCCAGCAACGCCTGGTGCTGGCGAGCGCCATCTGGGCCGCCGCCAAGCTCTTCACCCTCAACCCGGACTCGGCCCGCATCTCATTGGAGGTAGATGCCCCTGAGAACATCGCCGTCCAGGGCAACGCCCGGCTTCTGGAGCAGCTCACCCTCAACCTGCTCAACAACGCGCGGGACGCCATGTCCGGCCGAGGGCGCGTGAAGGTGCTCGTCACCCAGGAGGGCCCGGTCACGGTGCTGTACGTGGCGGACTGGGGTCCCGGCATTCCCCCGGACATGCGAGACCGCATCTTCGAGCCCTACGTCTCCAACAGCAAACGCGGCACGGGCCTGGGGCTGGCCGTGTGCAAGCGCATTGCCCAGGAGCACCACGCGACGATCGATCTCGCCCCGCCGAACGTGCTTCCGGATCAACCGCCTCCGGCCACGGTGTTCCGGATTGCCTTCCCCGCCACGGCGGAGGCCACGTCGGGCACGCGCAAGCGGCTGCTCATCGTGGACGACGAGACCATCATCCGGATGGTCTTCCGCGACCTGATGGGCAAGGAGTGCGAGGTGCTGGAGGCCTCCACCGCCGAGGAAGGCCTCTCCATTCTGAAGCAGGGGCCGGTGGACCTCATCGTCACCGACAAGAACCTGCCGGGGATCTCCGGCCTGGCCCTGGCGCAGCAGGCCCGCGCCCTGAGCCCCGGGGCCCGCATCATCTTGATGACGGGCTACCCCTCGCTGGGAACCACCCAGGAAGCGCTGGAGCTGGGGGTGATGGACTACCTGCTCAAGCCATTCGACGACATCCGCCAGGTACGCGCCCTCTTGCGCTCCGCGCTCTCGGCGGCGCCGGTACCGCCGCGCTCTGTCAGCGCCCGGCGCGTGGACGTCATCGATGACAACCCCACCTCCACGCGCACCATCACCGAGGCGCTGGCGCGGATGGGGCTGGAGGCGCGCGTCATCCAGACACCCGAGGTAGTGGCCCTGGATGCACCGCTCGCCGTGGTGGTGAGCTGGGACTTCACCCCCGCCAGCGGCCGCAAGGCACTCGAGCTGGGAAAAGCCCTCGCCCAGGGAGCGCCCTTCGTGGTGATGGTCGAGCACCTCACCATGGAGACGACGCTGGACTCGCTCCGGGCCGGAGCGGTCGGGTGTCTGCCCCGGCTCCTCTTCGATCCGCCCGCGCTCAGCCGCGAGCTGTCGCGCGCCCTCAAGATGACCACCACCTGA
- the groL gene encoding chaperonin GroEL (60 kDa chaperone family; promotes refolding of misfolded polypeptides especially under stressful conditions; forms two stacked rings of heptamers to form a barrel-shaped 14mer; ends can be capped by GroES; misfolded proteins enter the barrel where they are refolded when GroES binds) translates to MAAKEIFFHQSAREAILRGVRILSDAVAVTLGPKGRNVVIEKSFGSPTVTKDGVTVAKEIDLENKFENMGAQMVKEVASKTSDKAGDGTTTATVLARAIYEEGLKLVAAGHSPMDLKRGIDKAVEVVVAELKKLSKSTTDKKAIAQVGTISANGDETIGHIIADAMEKVGKEGVITVEEAKGLETNLDVVEGMQFDRGYVSPYFVTNRERMEVVLEDPYILISEKKVSSMQDMIPLLEQVARSGKPLLIIAEEVEGEALATLVVNKIRGVLNVCAVKAPGFGDRRKELLKDIATLTGGMVVSEELGHKYETLTLNDLGRAKRITVDKDNTTLVDGAGKKGEIEGRIKLIRAQIDTTTSDYDREKLQERLAKLVGGVAVINVGAATETEMKEKKARVEDALHATRAAVEEGIVPGGGVAYLRCLPALEKLKLGGELDFGVEIIKRALTEPLRKISSNAGLEGAVVINKVKDGTGAFGFNARTEVYEDLEKAGVIDPTKVERTALQNAASVASLLLTTEAMVAERPKKKAKGGAAAGGAPDYGGDDMDY, encoded by the coding sequence ATGGCAGCGAAGGAGATTTTCTTCCACCAGTCCGCTCGTGAGGCCATTTTGCGAGGGGTGCGGATCCTGTCCGACGCGGTGGCTGTCACGCTGGGTCCCAAGGGCCGCAACGTGGTCATCGAGAAGAGCTTCGGCTCGCCCACGGTCACCAAGGACGGCGTCACCGTCGCCAAGGAGATCGATCTCGAGAACAAGTTCGAGAACATGGGCGCGCAGATGGTGAAGGAGGTTGCTTCGAAGACCTCCGACAAGGCCGGCGATGGCACCACCACCGCCACGGTGCTTGCCCGCGCCATCTATGAGGAGGGCCTCAAGCTGGTGGCCGCCGGCCACAGCCCGATGGACCTCAAGCGCGGCATCGACAAGGCCGTGGAAGTGGTCGTGGCGGAGCTCAAGAAGCTCTCCAAGTCCACCACGGACAAGAAGGCCATCGCCCAGGTAGGTACCATCTCCGCCAACGGGGATGAGACCATCGGCCACATCATCGCGGATGCGATGGAGAAGGTCGGCAAGGAGGGCGTCATCACCGTCGAGGAGGCCAAGGGCCTGGAGACCAACCTCGATGTGGTGGAGGGCATGCAGTTCGACCGCGGCTACGTCTCCCCGTACTTCGTGACGAACCGCGAGCGCATGGAGGTCGTCCTGGAGGATCCCTACATCCTCATCAGCGAGAAGAAGGTCTCGTCGATGCAGGACATGATCCCCCTGCTCGAGCAGGTGGCTCGCTCCGGCAAGCCGTTGCTCATCATCGCCGAGGAAGTGGAGGGCGAGGCGCTGGCCACCCTGGTGGTCAACAAGATCCGTGGCGTGCTCAACGTCTGCGCGGTGAAGGCCCCCGGCTTTGGTGACCGCCGCAAGGAGCTGCTCAAGGACATCGCGACCCTGACCGGCGGCATGGTGGTCAGCGAGGAGCTGGGCCACAAGTACGAGACGCTGACCCTGAACGATCTGGGCCGCGCCAAGCGCATCACGGTGGACAAGGACAACACCACCCTGGTGGACGGCGCCGGCAAGAAGGGCGAGATCGAAGGCCGCATCAAGCTCATCCGCGCGCAGATCGACACCACCACCAGCGACTACGACCGCGAGAAGCTCCAGGAGCGTCTGGCGAAGCTCGTGGGCGGCGTGGCGGTGATCAACGTCGGCGCGGCCACCGAGACCGAGATGAAGGAGAAGAAGGCCCGCGTGGAGGACGCCCTGCATGCGACCCGCGCGGCGGTGGAGGAGGGCATCGTCCCCGGCGGCGGTGTGGCCTACCTGCGCTGCCTGCCCGCCCTGGAGAAGCTGAAGCTGGGCGGGGAGCTGGATTTCGGCGTGGAGATCATCAAGAGGGCCCTCACCGAGCCGCTGCGGAAGATCTCCAGCAACGCGGGCCTCGAGGGCGCCGTGGTCATCAACAAGGTCAAGGACGGCACTGGCGCGTTCGGCTTCAACGCCCGCACCGAGGTGTACGAGGACCTGGAGAAGGCCGGCGTCATCGACCCGACGAAGGTGGAGCGCACCGCGCTGCAGAACGCGGCCTCCGTGGCCTCGCTGCTGCTGACCACCGAGGCGATGGTGGCGGAACGCCCGAAGAAGAAGGCCAAGGGCGGCGCGGCGGCGGGCGGCGCGCCGGACTACGGCGGCGACGACATGGATTACTAG
- a CDS encoding response regulator: MHILVVDDDSSLCTSLSYYLERHGYTVHSASDALQALDVMERHPVGFVITDYLMPHLDGIHFTEIVKADPRFRSIPVLLITAVVDGAVTDKSMRKGVALTLQKPVDVGQLLNLVRFAE, translated from the coding sequence GTGCACATTCTCGTCGTCGATGATGATTCTTCGTTGTGTACCAGCCTCTCGTACTACCTTGAGAGGCATGGCTACACCGTCCACTCTGCTTCGGACGCCTTGCAGGCGCTCGATGTCATGGAGCGCCATCCTGTAGGGTTCGTCATCACCGATTACCTCATGCCTCACCTGGACGGCATCCACTTCACCGAGATCGTGAAGGCGGATCCCCGCTTCCGGTCTATTCCGGTTCTGCTCATCACCGCCGTCGTCGATGGCGCGGTCACCGACAAGAGCATGCGCAAAGGGGTGGCCCTGACCCTCCAGAAGCCGGTAGACGTGGGGCAGCTGCTGAACCTGGTGCGATTCGCCGAGTAG
- a CDS encoding metallopeptidase family protein produces MVKRTEKRAEPEGVKEQLRAVEAAFEAEDFTRALALVNALLEVTPKLPEALYYRAACLVDLGHFEDAARAYRHAVKSHPEDLEFLLDAADFLICRMGEDREAVEEGLELCARGRKLAHRMDEAEWVYEFLLLEGMGLNQLGECAQALVSLDAALVHVPRSVDAHVERSIALFELCQFEDARVAFEEVLEDAPDEGWAYHYLGLIAERRGDVREAKKRFAKAQALLPQEFPPPVALSEEEFDQALEAAVKALPEHVKGYLDNVTISVEDIPSNDDLLAQSPPLSPSILGVFRGTPVGERSVTNAYDHFPAAIVLYQKNLERFARTREELIEQIGITVMHEVGHLVGLDEDDLWERGLD; encoded by the coding sequence ATGGTGAAGCGGACGGAGAAGCGCGCGGAGCCGGAGGGTGTGAAGGAGCAATTGAGGGCGGTGGAGGCGGCCTTCGAAGCCGAAGACTTCACCCGGGCGCTGGCGCTCGTGAACGCCTTGCTGGAAGTAACGCCGAAGCTGCCCGAAGCCCTGTACTACCGGGCGGCCTGCTTGGTGGACCTCGGACACTTCGAGGATGCCGCGCGGGCCTACCGGCATGCCGTGAAGAGTCATCCCGAGGACCTGGAGTTCCTCCTGGACGCGGCGGACTTTCTCATCTGCCGGATGGGCGAGGACCGAGAGGCCGTGGAGGAAGGTCTGGAGTTGTGTGCCCGAGGCCGGAAGCTGGCGCACCGCATGGACGAGGCGGAGTGGGTGTACGAGTTCCTGCTCCTGGAAGGGATGGGACTGAACCAACTTGGTGAGTGCGCGCAGGCCCTTGTCAGCTTGGATGCGGCGCTCGTCCACGTGCCCCGGTCGGTGGACGCGCACGTGGAGCGAAGCATCGCGCTGTTCGAACTGTGCCAGTTCGAGGATGCGCGGGTGGCGTTCGAGGAGGTGCTGGAAGACGCACCAGACGAAGGGTGGGCCTACCACTACCTGGGGCTGATCGCGGAGCGGCGCGGGGACGTGCGCGAGGCGAAGAAGCGCTTCGCGAAGGCGCAGGCCCTGCTGCCTCAGGAGTTCCCACCGCCGGTGGCGCTGTCGGAGGAGGAGTTCGACCAGGCGCTGGAGGCGGCAGTGAAGGCCCTGCCCGAACACGTGAAGGGCTACCTGGACAACGTCACCATCTCGGTGGAGGACATCCCATCGAACGATGATCTGCTGGCGCAGTCCCCTCCCCTGTCTCCGTCCATCCTGGGGGTGTTCCGGGGAACGCCGGTGGGCGAGCGCAGCGTGACGAACGCGTACGACCACTTCCCCGCCGCGATCGTGCTGTACCAGAAGAACCTGGAGCGCTTCGCGCGGACGCGCGAGGAGCTCATCGAGCAGATCGGCATCACCGTGATGCACGAGGTCGGCCACCTGGTGGGATTGGACGAGGACGACCTCTGGGAACGAGGGTTGGACTGA
- the sitA5 gene encoding SitA5 family polymorphic toxin has protein sequence MLPRWSIPLLLVMLAECSGTTKSVRLYTSHDEPIVFTPRGGDAAPVELDEDDFIEAVEMLAQSVRPSTRPQETARRLFEVDSRSGPYRYEPRSHRVIPLGPGEHLEGEPPASEVELTRAYLRWCERTNKPGDCLRLLVESPTVTGDGRYALAMALAQGVVMDEMMNAFKGMADPQAMMSAVLWTWTTYMILLAVPEPLSKGVAAMMTASIIAYVGVDTFWSLIVGFKRLVEEAERATTFDDLRDAGERYGHVMGRNAARAFAMLATAAIGNTAGRLGAKVPKLPGAAQAAVQAEAQVGIRLAAVADVGTVAVSAETVTIALAPGAVAMAARGTGGGASAKARPTGYRAWGSFSGFKKALGPAGKNKEWHHIVEQTPGNVKQFGPQALHNTDNIIPLDKRLHTDVSALYSSIRHSITQSYTQTVRQWLSTQSYEAQREFGLLAIENVRKGFW, from the coding sequence ATGCTGCCACGATGGTCGATTCCCCTACTGCTCGTGATGCTGGCCGAATGCAGCGGCACCACGAAGTCCGTGCGCCTGTACACGAGCCACGACGAGCCCATCGTCTTCACTCCACGCGGCGGCGATGCAGCGCCAGTAGAGCTGGACGAAGACGACTTCATCGAAGCCGTAGAAATGCTCGCCCAGAGCGTGCGGCCCTCCACTCGTCCCCAGGAAACGGCCCGGCGGCTGTTCGAGGTGGATTCGCGCAGCGGCCCGTACAGGTACGAACCGCGCAGCCACCGTGTCATCCCGCTGGGACCGGGCGAACACCTGGAGGGCGAACCACCCGCGTCAGAGGTGGAGCTGACGCGCGCCTACCTGCGCTGGTGCGAGCGCACGAACAAACCCGGCGATTGCCTGCGCCTCCTGGTGGAGAGTCCCACTGTCACCGGGGATGGCCGTTACGCCCTGGCCATGGCCCTGGCCCAGGGCGTCGTGATGGACGAGATGATGAACGCCTTCAAGGGCATGGCCGACCCCCAAGCCATGATGTCGGCGGTTCTCTGGACGTGGACCACGTACATGATCTTGCTCGCGGTGCCCGAGCCTCTCTCGAAGGGCGTGGCCGCCATGATGACCGCCTCGATCATTGCCTACGTGGGAGTCGATACGTTCTGGAGCCTCATCGTGGGCTTCAAACGGTTGGTGGAGGAGGCGGAGCGGGCCACCACGTTTGACGACCTCCGAGATGCGGGGGAGCGCTACGGCCACGTCATGGGCCGCAACGCAGCGCGCGCGTTCGCCATGTTGGCCACGGCCGCCATTGGGAACACGGCGGGGAGGCTGGGGGCGAAGGTGCCAAAGCTCCCCGGCGCCGCGCAGGCAGCTGTGCAGGCCGAAGCGCAGGTGGGCATCAGGCTCGCGGCGGTCGCGGACGTCGGAACGGTGGCCGTGAGCGCTGAGACCGTCACCATCGCCCTCGCGCCCGGCGCGGTGGCCATGGCGGCCAGGGGCACGGGCGGCGGCGCCTCCGCCAAGGCGCGTCCTACGGGCTACAGGGCCTGGGGCTCGTTCAGCGGCTTCAAAAAGGCCCTGGGCCCGGCGGGCAAGAACAAGGAGTGGCACCACATCGTCGAGCAGACCCCTGGCAACGTGAAGCAGTTCGGGCCCCAGGCCCTCCACAACACCGACAACATCATCCCGCTGGACAAGCGCCTGCACACGGATGTCAGTGCCCTCTACTCATCGATTCGCCATTCCATCACGCAGTCGTATACACAGACCGTGAGGCAGTGGTTGAGCACGCAGTCCTACGAGGCTCAGCGCGAGTTTGGGCTGCTGGCCATTGAGAACGTGAGGAAGGGGTTCTGGTGA
- a CDS encoding DUF2019 domain-containing protein has product MTLEELVDQFARNVAAQTDAIRRGDAKTGNRHAKQYIAALQQLRAYGDAGREALAVLLTHPRTDIRAMAAGFLLRYRTAEAKAVLEAAAKEGGVGALDAIMTLRHWENGTWALDPE; this is encoded by the coding sequence ATGACGCTGGAGGAACTGGTCGATCAATTCGCGAGGAACGTCGCGGCCCAGACCGATGCCATCCGGCGAGGAGATGCCAAGACGGGGAATCGCCACGCCAAGCAGTACATCGCGGCGCTTCAGCAACTCCGGGCGTACGGGGATGCTGGTCGGGAAGCCCTCGCCGTGCTGCTAACGCATCCCCGTACGGACATTCGCGCCATGGCGGCTGGGTTCTTGCTCCGCTACCGGACGGCGGAAGCCAAGGCCGTGTTGGAGGCTGCGGCGAAGGAAGGAGGCGTCGGCGCCCTCGACGCAATCATGACCCTGAGGCACTGGGAGAACGGAACCTGGGCGCTTGATCCGGAGTAG
- a CDS encoding alpha/beta fold hydrolase, whose product MRKSFIAALACAAVALVGCSSDPNPSNVPEETLDRWFTTSDQVKLHYLELEGDGTPVVLLHGFLGTAYGGWVAPGFAQALAKQHRIILLDQRGHGESDKPHDPIRLLIYSMGLWRACCQTRRAPG is encoded by the coding sequence ATGCGGAAGTCATTCATTGCCGCCTTGGCCTGTGCGGCTGTGGCACTCGTCGGCTGTTCGTCCGATCCAAATCCTTCAAATGTTCCGGAAGAAACCCTCGATCGGTGGTTCACCACCTCTGATCAAGTGAAGCTGCACTATCTGGAGCTTGAAGGAGACGGCACGCCCGTCGTGCTCTTGCACGGCTTCCTGGGGACGGCGTACGGAGGCTGGGTCGCTCCAGGCTTCGCTCAGGCCTTGGCGAAGCAGCACCGGATCATTCTCCTCGACCAGCGCGGCCACGGAGAGAGCGACAAGCCTCACGACCCGATCCGCCTCCTGATATACTCCATGGGTTTATGGAGAGCATGCTGCCAGACGAGGCGAGCCCCTGGCTGA
- a CDS encoding helix-turn-helix domain-containing protein: MNEELASQIGSAARNARTHLGLTQAEVAEKLGIAHMVYSRLERGKMLPSVQTLLRMCSVLHIASDELLGIAEAERGARQGRGPRGEAEVPRVRQLLGLARKMDEEKLDALVTVAQVLLR; the protein is encoded by the coding sequence ATGAATGAAGAGTTGGCGAGCCAAATTGGAAGTGCCGCCCGTAATGCCCGGACGCACCTGGGACTGACTCAGGCGGAGGTGGCCGAGAAGCTGGGCATCGCCCACATGGTCTACAGCCGCTTGGAGCGCGGGAAGATGCTGCCCAGCGTCCAGACGCTTCTGCGAATGTGCTCCGTCCTGCACATCGCTTCGGACGAGCTCCTGGGGATCGCGGAGGCAGAGCGGGGCGCCCGGCAAGGCCGTGGTCCACGCGGTGAAGCGGAGGTGCCCCGGGTGCGCCAGCTTCTGGGGCTCGCGCGCAAGATGGATGAGGAAAAGCTCGACGCGCTGGTGACCGTGGCCCAAGTGCTGTTGCGCTGA